The nucleotide sequence CGTCTCCTCCGTCCGCTTTCCCGGTGGTCCGGCACTTCAGACGGCCTATGGGGTGGTGGCCCGCTTTCGCCGCCCGCCCGTCACGCCCGGCAGCATGGTGTGGATGGACTACCGCACGCCCGCGCCGGAGCTGCGCCGGGGCGAAGCGACCTTCCTGTACGCCATGCACCTCGGCGCAGACCGCTACTTCGTGGAAGAAACGAGCCTGATTGCCCGGCCCGCGCCCACCCGTGACGAGTTGCGCCGCCGCCTGCTGGCCCGGCTGGACGCCCAGGGCACGCCGCCACGCGGCATCGAGAGCGAGGAGTGGGTGGCCTTTCCCATGAACGCGCAGGCCCCCGCGCCCGGCCCCGTGCTCGCCTACGGCGCGGCGGCGGGCCGGGTCCACCCCGTCAGCGGGTTTCAGGTGGCCGGGGCGCTGGCCGACGCGCCGGGCGTGGCCGACGCCGTGACCGCCGCCCTTCGCCGGAGCGAGGACAGCCTCGGCGACGACGCGGCAGCGGCAGGCTGGGCCGCCCTGTGGCCCCCCGAGCGCCGCGCCGCCCGCGAGGTGCATCTGCTGGGTGTGGGGGCGCTGCTGGGCCTGGACCGCAGCACGCTGCCGCACTTCTTCAGGACATTTTTTGACCTGCCCCCCCGCGAGTGGACCGCCTTCTTGCACCCGGGCACCGACGCGGGCAGCCTGGCACGCACCATGCTGCGGGTGTTCGCACAGACCGGGGGCCGGGTTCGGCTGCCGCTGGCCCGCGCCGCCCTCGCGCACCCTGCCGTGAGCAGCCGGGCGCTGGCCGCCGCCGCGGGGCTGAAGGTTTGATGCACGCCGCTCCCACCCAGCGATTTTGGACCCGGTTCACACTGAGAGCATGACCAAAGCAGACGAGAACATCGGCAACACCGACCAGAACGAAGTGATCGAGGAAGGCATGCAGGGCGCCACCGGCAACGTGGACGCCAACGGCATGGACCGCGACATGAGCGACAAGCAGAAGGCCGACAAGCTCAGCGAGCTTCAGGACAACCTCGGCGGCAACGAGCGCCAGCAGTAACCGCAGCATGGACCGCGCCTCGGCCTAGCGCCGGGGCGGTTTTTTGATGTACCCGTCCGCAAAAAGCCCCCTTCCACGCAGGAAGAGGGCCAGGAACGAAGATGAATTCTGTCCCGATTTATACGGATTCCGATTGAATCCAGCAGATTTCTGGATTCAATCCGACTGAAAGGAGTAGGAAAAGATACGGATTTCGCGATATGGATGCACAGGCGGTGTAGTTCCGACTGTGCAGGAATTTAGCGGAATCCGTATTACGCCCCTTCGCCGGGCATCTCGGGCTTCTTCTCGCCGCGCGAGGCGTCCTTCTTCTTCACAGGCTTCAGCTCTACGCGCTTGCCGGTGCGGGCGCTTTCGTAGATGGCGTCCATGACCACGTGGTCGGCCACGCCTTCCTCGCCGGGGGTCCAGGGCGTCTTGCCCTCACGGATGCACTGCGCGAAGTGGTCGAACTCGTTGCCGAACTGGTCGTAGGCGGGAAAGCTGGGCTGGAACTTGCCTTCGCTGTCCTCGATGGTCAGTTTGAGGCCCTGGTAGTCGAAGGCCGGGTCCATCAGCACGCTGCCCTTTTCGCCCAGCACGCGCAGGGTGGAGGTGCTCTGGGCGGCGTAACTGGTCAGGCAGTGGGCGACCACACCGCCCGAAAAGCCCATCGTCCAGCTCACGCGCTCCTCGACTTCCCCAAAGCGCTCGTCGCCCTCGGGCTGGTGCAGGTCGGCAAAGACCCACTGCGGCTCCTCGCCCAGCACGAAGCGGATGATATTCAGCGAGTACAGGCCGATGTCGGGCAGGGGGCCGCCGCCCGCCAGCGCCATCTTCAGACGCCACGCCTCGGGGTCGTCCTCGACATGGGCGTGGATGGAGTCGATCACGCGGATGGTGCCGAGTTTGCCGCTCTGCACGGCGTCACGGGCGGCCCAGTGTTCGGGGGTGTACTGGCAGCGGTAGGCGGTCATCAGCAGCACGTCCGCTTCCCGGCAGGCGTCCACCATCGCCTGCGCGTCCTCGGCATTCAAGCTCAGGGGCTTTTCGCACAGCACATGCTTGCCTATCTTCGCGGCGCGCTCCACGTACTCGCGGTGCATGGAGTTGGGCAGCACGATGTAGACGGCTTCCACGTCGTCACGCTCGGCCAGTTTCTCGAACTCGTCGTAGGTGTACACGTCGTTCTCGGTGAGGTCGAAGGCGCGGGCGAACGCTTCGCCCTTGTCCTCCTCGCTCGTGACCAACGCGGCAACATAAGCATGTTCGCTGGTGCGGGCCGCCGGAATCAGCTCTTCGGCGCTGAGCTTGCCGAGGCCGACGATGGCGTAGCCGACGCGCTTGACTTCGGATTCGGGTTTGGGAATCTCCGGTTTGAGGGGCATGGCCCCACGGTAAGGAAAAGCGGTGCGGCGGGGGTTGGAAGCGGTTCACACGGCCTTGAGGTGACGGCAGGTCAACTGGCGGATGTCCGGCGGCGGCAAAGCAGCGACAATGGCCCCGATGCCTGGACTGACCCTGCGAGAACGCCGCCCCGAAGACCTGCCCGTGCTGTGGCGCTGGCTGCACGGCGAGGGCCACCCGGAATGGCAGCGGTGGGACGGCCCCTATTTTCCCAGGTCCGGCGCGAAAAAGACGCTGAGCGAGTTCGTGGAAACGGCCCGCCCTCCTGGCCCACACAGGCGCATCATCGCGCTGGACGGCGAATGCATCGGCATGGTCAGCCGCTCGCAGGAGGAACCGGCGGGGGGCGGGTGGTGGGAACTCGGCATCGTGATTTACGACCCCCGGCACTGGGGCGGCGGCTTCGGGCGGCAGGCGCTGAGGCTCTGGACTTCCCTGACCTTTGCCGAAACGGATGCCCACGTTCTCACCCTGACCACCTGGAGCGGCAACGAACGCATGGTGCGCTCGGCGCAGCGCGTCGGCTACCGCGAGTGCGCCCGCATTCCGGAGGCGCGGCTGTGGCAGGGGCAGCGCTGGGACAGCGTGAAACTGTGTGCACTGCGGCGCGAGTGGGAAACTGGGGCATGACCGTCCACCTTCGCCCCGCCCAGACCTTCGACGCCGAGTTTGCCGCGCCGCTGATTCAGGAAGCCATCGGTGCCATCGGCCATCATCTGACCGGCACCGACAACGACACGGACGCCGCGCACGTCATCGCGCAGTTTTTCGTGTTGCGCGGCAACCGCCTGAGCTTTACGAACGTGCTGGTGGCCGAAGCACAGGGGCAGCGGGTGGGCCTCGCGCTGGTCTACCCCGGCGAGTTGGCGCACGCGCTCGACGACCCCTTCCGGCAGCACCGCCGCAGCCTCGGGCTTTCTCCCGAGGTGGTCAGCGAGGCCGAGGCGGGCGAGTTCTATCTGGACACGCTGGCGACCCTCCCGGCCGTGCGGGGGCAGGGCATCGGCGCGGCGCTGCTCGGGGCCTGCTTTGCCAGGGCACAGTCGCTCGGCCTGCCGCTGACCCTGCTGGTCGAGGACGGCAACCCGGCGCGGCGGCTGTACGAACGCAGCGGCCTCACCGAGGTCGGACGGCGCGAACTGGCAGGTCACAGCTACGCCCGGATGGAACGGCGAGCCTGACCGCCGCCCTATCCGCCGCCCCACCGAACGAAGCCCCAATCCCTTTTCATCCCCCCGCGCCTATACTCCCCGCCGTGCCGGACCCCTCTGCCCCCACCGTCCTTCTGCGTGACCGCCGCCCCGACGACCTGCCCACCCTGGAGCGCTGGCTGACCGACGAGGCGGCGCAGTGGCGCGAGTGGGACGCGCCCTACACGCCGCCCGGCCAGACGAGCGAAACCATGCAGGCCTATATCCGTTACCTCGCCGCCACCCCCCCCGACGCCGACGAGCGCGTGATCGAGGTGGGCGGCGCGGTGGTCGGCATGGTCAACCGCTCGGAAGAAGAACCGGCGGGCGGCGGCTGGTGGGATCTGGGCATCCTCATCTACGACCCGGCGTACTGGGGCGGCGGCGTGGGCACGCGGGCCTTGGCGCTGTGGGTGCAGGACACGCTGGACTGGACCGACGCGCACACCCTGACCGTGACCACCTGGAGCGGCAACGAACGCATGATTCGGGCGGCCCGTCGCCTGGGCTTCCGGGAATGCTCGCGGGTGCGCGAGGCGCGGGTGGTCGGCGGGGAGCGTTACGACTCGGTGCGGCTGGACCTGCTGCGTCGTGAGTGGCTGCGGCATGAGTGGGCGGGGGCCTAGACCGTGGCCGCCAGAAAGGAAAAGGCGGGGCGCGAAAAGCCCGTCAACCCGCCGGGCCACCTCGCCACGCAGGATCTCAAGGACCGGGGCTGGACGCCGCGCCTGATCGAGCGCTTTCTGGGGCCGCACGACCTGACCCGCGAAAACGGCCTGAAAATGGGCCGCAGGCGTCTGCCCCCGGTCAAGCTGTACCTGGAAACGCGGGTGGACGAGGCCGAGCGCGACGACGCTTTTCTGGCGGCGCAGGCGAAAGCCGCCGACGCCCGCGAACGCGCCGCCCGCAACCGCGAGGTGCGTGAAGCCAAGCGTGCCGCCCTGCTGCGGGCCGCCGCCGAGGGGTATACCCCCACCATCCACCCCGAACCCCTGCGTAAGGGGGCCAAGAACAAGGCCCGCGCTCCTTACCTCGCCGGACTGGAGAGGACGCAGCGCCAACTCGAAAAGGAACTGGGCAAAGTCACCGAGAAAGAATCGGCGCAGCTGCGCGCCCTGCTGATGGAAAGGCTCGACACCGCGCTCGCCGCCGCCTACGACTGGTTTCCTGCCCCCGGACAGGCCCCGGCCAAAGCTCCGGCGCGGGCGGAAGGTGGGGGCGGGGAAGCGCGGCCCAGCGACTGGCGCGAGTGGGACTGGGACTGAAGGGATAGAGGGCGGATGGCAAAAGGCGCCTCTGCACAAACAAAGGGGCGGGGCAGGTGGGCTGAGCGCCTAGAGCATTTGACAAAAAGACGTAACGTCTTTTTGGCGAGCGGACTGGGACAGCTCGCAGAGAGCGAGTGCAAAACACTGAGCAGGGCGGAGAATGGAGTGATGCGCGGTGCCGTTCCGCGCATCACGTAATTCGGAGAACTGCTCTAGACTGACGGGCATGACCAACGACAGCAAATGGCTCGCCACCGAGAAGCGCTACGACAGCGGCATCTACACCAAGCACGACGTGGTGATGGTGCGCGGCCAGGGTGCGACGGTGTGGGACGAAAACGGGCGCTCCTACATCGACTGCGTGGCGGGCTACGGGGTCGCCACCATCGGCCACAGCCACCCCGATGTCGTCAAGGCGGTGCAGGAGCAGGCCGCCAAGCTGATGGCGATGCCCCAGACCGTGCCCAACGACAAACGGGCCGAGTTCCTGCAGGAACTGGTCGGTGTGCTGCCGCAGGGCCTGGACCGCGTGTTTCTGTGCAACTCCGGCACCGAGGCGATGGAAGCCGCCAAGAAATTCGCCATCACCGGGACGGGCCGCTCCCGGTTCGTGGCGATGAAGCGCGGCTTTTCCGGGCGCACCCTCGGCGCACTCGCCCTGACCTGGGAGCCGAAGTACCGCGAGCCGTTCGGAGACGCGGTGGACAACAAGAACGTCACCCACATCACCTACGGCGACGTGGACGCGCTGCGGGCCGCCGTGACCGAGGACGTGGCCGCCGTCATTCTCGAACCCGTGCAGGGCGAGGGCGGCGTGCGGCCCGCCAGCCCCGAATTCATGCAGGAAGCCCGCCGCATCACGAAGGAAAAGGGCGCCCTGCTGATTCTGGACGAAATCCAGACCGGCTTTTGCCGCACCGGGAAGATGTTCGCCTGCGAGCATTTCGGCGTAATTCCCGACGGCATGACCCTGGCCAAAGCGATGGCGGGCGGCGTGCCCATCGGCGCCTTTGCCATGACGGGCGAGGTGGCCGACCGGATGCCTGCGGGCGGCCACGGCACGACCTTCGGGGGCAACCCGCTGAGCATGGCCGCCGGAACCGCTGCCCTCCGCGCCATGAAGCGTGAAGGGCTGTCCGAGCAGGCCCGCGAGAAGGGCGAATACATGATGGAAAAGCTCCGCGCCCTCCAGTCCCCCAAAATCCGCGAGGTGCGCGGCCTGGGCCTGATGATCGGCGTCGAACTCAAGGAAAAGAGTGCACCCTACATCCACGCGATGGAACACGACGAGGGGGTGCTGTGCCTCGCCGCCACTCCGCTGGTGGTGCGCTTCCTGCCGCCCGCCGTCATCAGCCGGGAGCAGATCGACGCGGTGGTGGCCGCCTTCGGGCGCGTGCTGGACAACGTCAATCCCCGCGCCGAGCGACAGGCCGAACTCGCCGCCGCGCAGGACGACATGGGGCAGGCCCAGGTCAGCCAGGGCGAGAGCATTCAGACCGAGTAGTCAGGGGCGGAATTCTTCTTCGGAGATGGCGGCGCGTTTCGGCCATCTCTTTTACTTCATTTCATACGGATTCCGCTTAATTCCTGCACAGTCGGGAAAGCGCCGCCTGTGCATCCATATCGCAGAATCCGTATTTTTTCCTACTCCTTTCAGTCGGATTGAATCCAGAAATCTGCTGGATTCAATCGGAATCCGTATCAGAGGTGGTGGCTTATCCTGCCGCCATGCCGCGCCCGCCCCTGCTCGTCTTTATCGCCTGCTCGCTCGACGGCTTCATCGCTCGCCCGGACGGCGGCCTGGACTGGCTGAGCGCCGCCGACAGCTCGGGCGAGGACTTCGGCTACGACGCGTTTATGGAACGGGTGGACCACCTGCTGATGGGCCGGGGCACCTTCGAGAAGGTCGCGGCCTTTCCGGAGTGGCCCTACCGCATTCCCGTCACGGTGCTGAGCCGGACGCTGCGGGACGCCGACCTGCCCGCCCACCTGCGCGGCAGAGTCAGCCTCTACGCGGGCGAACTGGACGACCTCTGGCCCCGCCTGAGCGAATCGAAAGGCGTTTACGTAGACGGGGGGCAGGTCATCCAGTCGTGTCTGCGGGCCGGATGGATTGACGAACTGACCATCACCCGTCTGCCGGTGTTGCTGGGACAAGGGCTGCCCCTGTTCGGGCCGCTGGCGAAAGACGTGCGGCTGCGGCATCTGCACACGCGCAGTTTCGGGAAAAGCGGGGCGGTGCAGAGCGTGTATGGCTGCGGCCCCGCCGTTCCCCGTCCAGATGGCCTATCGCTGCAATGACACCGGGCCTGTAAGGTAAGCCGCGTATGACGACCGCTGCCCCCCAAACTGAAACGTTCAAGTCGCCGGGGCGCGAAATTGCCGAACTGGCCGTACCCGTCAGCCTGGAAATGGTCATTCAACTCCTGCTGACCTTCATCAATCAGGTGGTGGTCGGCACCCTCGGCGCGGTGGCGGTGGCGGCGGTGGGGCTGGCGGGCAGCCTCGGTTTCCTGTTTTTCGTGACGCTGGGCGCGCTCGGCTCCGGCACCAGCATCCTGATTGCGCGGCGCTTCGGGGCGGCGGACACCGCCGGGGTCAACCACGCGCTGAGCGTGGCGCTGGTCATCAGCACGCTGCTCGGGGCGCTGATGACCGTGCCGACCATGCTGGGCAGCGCCGCGATTTTGCGGCTGGCGGGCGGTGACGCCGAGGTGACGGCGGCGGCCATTCCCTACCTGCGCGTCATGATGCTGGCCCTGGTGCCGGGCATGCTGGGCTGGGTCTTTACGGGGGCGCTGCGCTCGCTGGGCCGCGCCCGCACCCCGCTGGTCGCCACCCTGCTGACGGTGACGCTCGAAATCGCCCTGGCCTACTCGCTGGTGTTCGGGCTGGGGCCTCTGCCTGAGCTGGGACTGGTGGGCGCGGCCTGGGCGGTCTTTGCGGCCAACGTGTTCAAGGCCACTTTCCTGGCCTTTCAGATTTACGGGCCGCGCCGCCTCGCTGCCTTTACGCTGCCGCCGCAAAAGGAGTGGGGGAAAATCACCGCTCCGTTGCTGAGCATCAGTGCGCCGCTGGCCTTTACCGAGTTCGCGTGGAGTCTGGGCGGCTTTCTGTACAACGCCGTCTTTGCGCGGGTCGGCACCCTGGCGCTGGCGGCGGCGGGCATCGTGGGCACGCTCGAAGGCATGTTCGTGGTGGCGTCGTTCGGCCTGATGAGCGCGGCGACTGTCCTGATCGGCCGCAGCCTCGGCGCGGGGGACGCGCAGGGGGCGCAAAGCTGGCTGGCCCGCATCTCGCGCACCGGGCTGCTCACGGGCCTGGGCTTCGGGCTGCTGTTCGCCCTGAGCAGCCTCGTGGTGCCGCTGATGTTTCCAAAAGTGGGAGCGGAGGTCCACCAGATTGCGCTGGTCGGCATCCTGATCAACGCCGCCACGCAGGTGTTCAAGGTCCGCAACATGATTGTCGGCGGCGGCGTGCTGCCCGGCGTGGGCGACGGCAAAGGCGTGATTCTGGGCGACGTGGTGGGCGCGTTCGTGGTGGGGTTGCCGCTCGCCATCGGGCTGGGGCTGTACACCCCGCTGGGCGTCTGGGGCGTGTTTCTTGCCCGCAGCCTCGAAGAAATCGTCAAAGTCCTGATTTTCGAGTGGCGACGCCGCAAGGTGAACTGGGAGCGGCTGGCGCAGGAGCAGCGGGGGAAAGAGGCGGTGGCCGGGCATTGACCGACAGAACACGGCGGAGGGCAGAGAATCCATCTCCGGCCCCCGTTTTCCGTCTGACTCATCCCACTTTGAAAAAGCGAAAAGGGCCGGAGCATCGCCCCCGGCCCTTCCCTGTGTCCTCCGCTCAGCGCACGGTGCGCAGCCAGTTCGCCACCGCCGCGTTCATCGCGCTGGCTTTCTCGAAAGTGGCCGCGTGTCCGGCGCCGGGAATCATCACCAGCTTGCTGCCCGCAATGGCCCCTTTCATCTTCACTTGCAGTTCGGTGGGCGTCACGTTGTCTTCCAGGCCCGCGACGATCAGGGTCGGTACCTTGATGGTCGGCAGCACCGGATTAGCATCGGGACGGGCGGCCAGGGCGTTGGCGGCGCCCACGGCACCGGGGAGGCTGGCCTGCTTGATCAGGCTGCCTAGGTGCATGACCTGGTTGGGCATCTTCATGCGGCTCTCGCCAGTCAGCATTCGGGGCATCAGCAGGTTGACCAGGCTGGCGACTCCCTTTTCCTGCGCTTGCTGCGCGGTGCCGCGCCACATGGCGGCCTCGGCGACACCCGCAGGCTCGGCGGTGGTATCGATCAGAATCAGACCCTTGAAGCGCTCGGGAGCCGAACGGTACATCTGAAACAGGGTCATGCCGCCCATGCTCATGCCGCCCACGACAGCCTTGTCCAGCTTCATGGCGTCCATAAAGCCCAGCATGGTCTGCGCGTAGTTCTCGATGCTCACGGTCTGGCCGGGCGCGAGTTTGCTCTGACCGAAGCCGGGGAGGTCCACGGTGATAACGCGGTACCCGGTCAGCATGCGGTTGTTCTTGAACAGTTCACCGCTGAGAGGATAGCCGTGAATCAGAAGCAGCGGTTGGCCGCTTCCCTGGGATTTGTAGAACACCTGGGCACCGTTCACGGTCACGGTCCCCTGCGACATCATGGGCATCGGAGCGGCACCCGCGAAGGCGGACGTGGCAAGCAGGGCGGTCAGGGTCAAAAGTGTTTTTTTCATGGGAAAACCTCCAGAAATTGAATCTGGAGGCCAGTCTAGAAGCACCCGGCGGCGGCGAAGGCCCAGCTCAATTTTTGATAGGGAAACGCCCCGGGTTCACCCAAGCCCTGTTCGGTATCTGAATCGCAGTCATCTGTTTAACTGAAGGGTTTGATACGGTTCTGAACTCTGGTTCGCGCCGTCCAGAACTGTAGTTTCTTTGACTCACTCCGCTTTTTCAAAGCCATCTCAGTCCACCACGCGGAAGCCCAGCTTCTCCGCTTCTTCCACGAAGAAATTGATGTTCTCGGTGAGCGTCTGCGGCCCCAGGCTCTTGCGCCCGTGTTCGCCGGTGGCCGCGATAATCAGGGTTTCCGCGAGGCAGGCGGGCACGTTGCCGACGCCGAATTGCAGGTCGATGTTGGTGGTCATGGAGCCGGGCGGCACGACCAGCCCGCCGGGGATGACGCGCACGCCGGGCACGGCGCCCACCGTCTGGTCCACGTCGGCGGGGCGGCCTTCGTCGAAAATCCAGACGCCGGGCTTGACATGCTGCGGGAAAATCACCGGGTTGGGGTCGCTGGTGGCGCTGAAAATCAGGTCGGCTTCCTTGAGACTGTCGTAGCTGAGGGTGGTCACGATTTCGGTGCCGGGGTTGGCGCGGCGCAGGGTGTTCGCGCTGCGCTCCAGCCGCTCCAGGTCGCGCCCGATCATGACGATTTTGCCCACCTGCGGCGCGATGGTGCGGGCGATCCCGAAGGCGACCACGCCGTTGGCCCCCACGATGCCCGCCGTGGCCGCTTTCAGGTCGCGCCCCGTTTCGGCAAAGTGCTTCAGGATGCCGGGAATGGCGGCCTTGACAGTGCCGGAGGTGTACGCGCCCCCGTTGGTGACGGTGATTTCGGGCACGGCGGCCTGCACGTCCACGCCCTTGTTGCCGACCACGCTCCAGAACGCCCCGAGGCCGAAGACTTCCGCGCCCAGCTCGTGCGCCAGTCGTGCGCCTTCGATGGCCCGCCGGGTCGCCAGTTCGGGATTGTCGCGGAAGCGGTCAGGCAGCAGCGGGGCCGAGAGCAGGTAGCAGCGGATTTCCTTGCTCTGCCCGTTGGCGTCGGGAGCAGTGCGGATGCCGCGCAACTCGCCCACCTTCA is from Deinococcus wulumuqiensis R12 and encodes:
- a CDS encoding GNAT family N-acetyltransferase; the encoded protein is MPDPSAPTVLLRDRRPDDLPTLERWLTDEAAQWREWDAPYTPPGQTSETMQAYIRYLAATPPDADERVIEVGGAVVGMVNRSEEEPAGGGWWDLGILIYDPAYWGGGVGTRALALWVQDTLDWTDAHTLTVTTWSGNERMIRAARRLGFRECSRVREARVVGGERYDSVRLDLLRREWLRHEWAGA
- a CDS encoding glycerol-3-phosphate acyltransferase; the encoded protein is MLFLSALLLVVAFVVGSLPLGHWLLRRAGVSTRLNSAHNLGVENVLRRVGPRLAFGSAGLDFLKGLLAVVMASSLGPGHGGVMVLAGLAAYLGHLNPPRFLYGPTPPRGRGNLVLLGVLAGYAVTGALPLWLTLVPLVVYAAVAGYWGLISAATLSALAALAGVGALLPLSTGSKVGLLGLGLAAAWRFKENVGRILDGTEARLGEEVPVAGKRDDVVVAAFMIHPMNLHDFWSAQRFAWLRPLVQKGLVSEKLVRQMADEMRPMKVGELRGIRTAPDANGQSKEIRCYLLSAPLLPDRFRDNPELATRRAIEGARLAHELGAEVFGLGAFWSVVGNKGVDVQAAVPEITVTNGGAYTSGTVKAAIPGILKHFAETGRDLKAATAGIVGANGVVAFGIARTIAPQVGKIVMIGRDLERLERSANTLRRANPGTEIVTTLSYDSLKEADLIFSATSDPNPVIFPQHVKPGVWIFDEGRPADVDQTVGAVPGVRVIPGGLVVPPGSMTTNIDLQFGVGNVPACLAETLIIAATGEHGRKSLGPQTLTENINFFVEEAEKLGFRVVD
- a CDS encoding lycopene cyclase family protein is translated as MAPLSSPSCDVLVIGGGPGGTALSAELAARGLSVRQVAPHPPRPFPATYGAWLGELPAWAQGCAEQVWTDVRVYTGSPVTPLGQPYALLDNAALLRTLRGRADWTWTQGRAMHAERRGTGWTVGGESGAVWHARLIVDASGHGALVSSVRFPGGPALQTAYGVVARFRRPPVTPGSMVWMDYRTPAPELRRGEATFLYAMHLGADRYFVEETSLIARPAPTRDELRRRLLARLDAQGTPPRGIESEEWVAFPMNAQAPAPGPVLAYGAAAGRVHPVSGFQVAGALADAPGVADAVTAALRRSEDSLGDDAAAAGWAALWPPERRAAREVHLLGVGALLGLDRSTLPHFFRTFFDLPPREWTAFLHPGTDAGSLARTMLRVFAQTGGRVRLPLARAALAHPAVSSRALAAAAGLKV
- a CDS encoding alpha/beta fold hydrolase, encoding MKKTLLTLTALLATSAFAGAAPMPMMSQGTVTVNGAQVFYKSQGSGQPLLLIHGYPLSGELFKNNRMLTGYRVITVDLPGFGQSKLAPGQTVSIENYAQTMLGFMDAMKLDKAVVGGMSMGGMTLFQMYRSAPERFKGLILIDTTAEPAGVAEAAMWRGTAQQAQEKGVASLVNLLMPRMLTGESRMKMPNQVMHLGSLIKQASLPGAVGAANALAARPDANPVLPTIKVPTLIVAGLEDNVTPTELQVKMKGAIAGSKLVMIPGAGHAATFEKASAMNAAVANWLRTVR
- a CDS encoding aspartate aminotransferase family protein, which translates into the protein MTNDSKWLATEKRYDSGIYTKHDVVMVRGQGATVWDENGRSYIDCVAGYGVATIGHSHPDVVKAVQEQAAKLMAMPQTVPNDKRAEFLQELVGVLPQGLDRVFLCNSGTEAMEAAKKFAITGTGRSRFVAMKRGFSGRTLGALALTWEPKYREPFGDAVDNKNVTHITYGDVDALRAAVTEDVAAVILEPVQGEGGVRPASPEFMQEARRITKEKGALLILDEIQTGFCRTGKMFACEHFGVIPDGMTLAKAMAGGVPIGAFAMTGEVADRMPAGGHGTTFGGNPLSMAAGTAALRAMKREGLSEQAREKGEYMMEKLRALQSPKIREVRGLGLMIGVELKEKSAPYIHAMEHDEGVLCLAATPLVVRFLPPAVISREQIDAVVAAFGRVLDNVNPRAERQAELAAAQDDMGQAQVSQGESIQTE
- a CDS encoding MATE family efflux transporter, with protein sequence MTTAAPQTETFKSPGREIAELAVPVSLEMVIQLLLTFINQVVVGTLGAVAVAAVGLAGSLGFLFFVTLGALGSGTSILIARRFGAADTAGVNHALSVALVISTLLGALMTVPTMLGSAAILRLAGGDAEVTAAAIPYLRVMMLALVPGMLGWVFTGALRSLGRARTPLVATLLTVTLEIALAYSLVFGLGPLPELGLVGAAWAVFAANVFKATFLAFQIYGPRRLAAFTLPPQKEWGKITAPLLSISAPLAFTEFAWSLGGFLYNAVFARVGTLALAAAGIVGTLEGMFVVASFGLMSAATVLIGRSLGAGDAQGAQSWLARISRTGLLTGLGFGLLFALSSLVVPLMFPKVGAEVHQIALVGILINAATQVFKVRNMIVGGGVLPGVGDGKGVILGDVVGAFVVGLPLAIGLGLYTPLGVWGVFLARSLEEIVKVLIFEWRRRKVNWERLAQEQRGKEAVAGH
- a CDS encoding Gfo/Idh/MocA family protein, translating into MPLKPEIPKPESEVKRVGYAIVGLGKLSAEELIPAARTSEHAYVAALVTSEEDKGEAFARAFDLTENDVYTYDEFEKLAERDDVEAVYIVLPNSMHREYVERAAKIGKHVLCEKPLSLNAEDAQAMVDACREADVLLMTAYRCQYTPEHWAARDAVQSGKLGTIRVIDSIHAHVEDDPEAWRLKMALAGGGPLPDIGLYSLNIIRFVLGEEPQWVFADLHQPEGDERFGEVEERVSWTMGFSGGVVAHCLTSYAAQSTSTLRVLGEKGSVLMDPAFDYQGLKLTIEDSEGKFQPSFPAYDQFGNEFDHFAQCIREGKTPWTPGEEGVADHVVMDAIYESARTGKRVELKPVKKKDASRGEKKPEMPGEGA
- a CDS encoding dihydrofolate reductase family protein is translated as MPRPPLLVFIACSLDGFIARPDGGLDWLSAADSSGEDFGYDAFMERVDHLLMGRGTFEKVAAFPEWPYRIPVTVLSRTLRDADLPAHLRGRVSLYAGELDDLWPRLSESKGVYVDGGQVIQSCLRAGWIDELTITRLPVLLGQGLPLFGPLAKDVRLRHLHTRSFGKSGAVQSVYGCGPAVPRPDGLSLQ
- a CDS encoding GNAT family N-acetyltransferase; translation: MTVHLRPAQTFDAEFAAPLIQEAIGAIGHHLTGTDNDTDAAHVIAQFFVLRGNRLSFTNVLVAEAQGQRVGLALVYPGELAHALDDPFRQHRRSLGLSPEVVSEAEAGEFYLDTLATLPAVRGQGIGAALLGACFARAQSLGLPLTLLVEDGNPARRLYERSGLTEVGRRELAGHSYARMERRA
- a CDS encoding GNAT family N-acetyltransferase, with the translated sequence MAPMPGLTLRERRPEDLPVLWRWLHGEGHPEWQRWDGPYFPRSGAKKTLSEFVETARPPGPHRRIIALDGECIGMVSRSQEEPAGGGWWELGIVIYDPRHWGGGFGRQALRLWTSLTFAETDAHVLTLTTWSGNERMVRSAQRVGYRECARIPEARLWQGQRWDSVKLCALRREWETGA